In Candidatus Latescibacter sp., a single genomic region encodes these proteins:
- a CDS encoding Gfo/Idh/MocA family oxidoreductase, which yields MKSETSIKRRHFIRTAAITGAAAGITVQTGQAQALKPGAKRPLKRDFIRVGMVGMGPYSHAMAYTGALNDPAVPPRTNMKVVAAWGRTDGYEGSLKGTDAWKNERIKALKSYLSLDQFSKLGVKNIVKRPEDMLKLVDAIFITDPEDALNLARPFLEKGMPVFVNRPMAWTIKDAREIVRLAKASGSVLVTGSCVPWMNEFQVAKSRINLDKIQHYYADGSTANLGSYLPHILETVQMLVGGKVIRCSTHGVTWPADEDPLSVPPVMVHLEYEKKAPARNPVIGVVSTWFGQPYRNWVKVHMDDDVIEQGVLWEGTSGGGDQTNEHLWAPFLRVIGKAFETGVWPEDENAILNKVSTMLMAHKSGAEGGKPVGIDEIENHSLPRFETEKA from the coding sequence ATGAAATCTGAAACTTCGATCAAGAGGAGACATTTTATCAGGACAGCCGCCATAACCGGCGCGGCGGCAGGGATTACCGTCCAGACCGGACAGGCCCAGGCTCTCAAGCCAGGGGCAAAACGCCCGCTCAAACGTGATTTCATCAGAGTGGGTATGGTTGGCATGGGTCCCTATTCTCATGCCATGGCCTATACGGGAGCTTTGAATGATCCTGCGGTTCCGCCGAGAACTAATATGAAAGTGGTTGCGGCCTGGGGCAGAACGGATGGCTACGAAGGCTCTCTAAAAGGAACGGACGCCTGGAAAAACGAAAGAATAAAGGCTCTGAAAAGCTACCTGAGCCTGGACCAGTTTTCCAAACTCGGGGTGAAAAACATCGTGAAAAGGCCGGAAGACATGCTGAAACTGGTGGACGCTATATTCATCACCGACCCGGAGGATGCGCTCAACCTTGCCCGCCCGTTTCTGGAAAAGGGAATGCCGGTGTTTGTCAACCGGCCCATGGCCTGGACGATCAAGGACGCCCGCGAGATCGTCCGGCTCGCCAAGGCCAGTGGCTCCGTGCTGGTCACCGGGTCCTGCGTGCCCTGGATGAACGAATTCCAGGTGGCCAAGTCGCGGATCAATCTCGATAAGATTCAGCATTACTATGCCGACGGCTCCACCGCTAATCTGGGCTCGTATCTGCCGCACATCCTGGAAACAGTCCAGATGCTGGTCGGCGGAAAGGTAATCCGCTGCTCCACCCACGGGGTAACCTGGCCCGCGGATGAAGACCCGCTTTCCGTCCCGCCGGTCATGGTGCACCTGGAATACGAGAAAAAAGCCCCGGCCCGCAATCCGGTCATCGGCGTTGTTTCCACCTGGTTCGGCCAGCCCTACCGTAATTGGGTCAAGGTGCATATGGATGACGATGTCATCGAACAGGGCGTGCTCTGGGAAGGAACCAGCGGGGGGGGAGATCAAACAAACGAGCATCTCTGGGCGCCGTTCCTGCGGGTGATCGGCAAAGCCTTCGAGACCGGGGTATGGCCGGAAGACGAAAATGCCATTCTCAACAAGGTTTCCACCATGCTCATGGCTCACAAATCGGGAGCCGAGGGCGGGAAACCTGTCGGCATCGACGAGATCGAAAATCATTCACTGCCGAGGTTCGAGACGGAAAAGGCGTGA